One Brassica napus cultivar Da-Ae chromosome A1, Da-Ae, whole genome shotgun sequence genomic region harbors:
- the LOC106411737 gene encoding uncharacterized protein At3g43530-like has protein sequence MNRDDTKAKEDGSSSVVGDGMAMGSFSGDEANQRIIDKSVAPGTDQSPRDANESLENASRKGEEEESSKKNEGEESREVDEGEKEKEGGDEGEKEKEGGDEGEKEKEVVDDEEEGMRPLKLHFPSSEYQKSLKLSGKCYIDTAITTIETILKEKEYHPNHERLGGTTFMNKYFGGRRVTYADLEKQMLAMKSKPSEDRKKMAVLFFLASILVGGQKSGEGASPVDSFFLRVVDDLDACVTFPWGRYAFEHNLKDVSSFLEKCDGVAPTSWVFTSFPIPLELLAFEAIPSLRNHFREDVYGASRGCPRMCKMQYKRKSGTKEFSLKAVHDKLGNNTKDIESILVATAAEEELLETIGMDKESCWADDADDAAVDRWTKIIRKGKKQVFFEEQIRMDFESRTDSVEATGATPGAEALKAMEGRLMNTVRDAVRDAMKGVKEKVTSLSMQLGLLEEEVKSLRLSVPGSDNPAVQDDGDGSDNSESEEEDGDVGGDKESEEEDGGYNNEPDEEDGSDNDVEDAILDISKDVQREYGDVDMDDDDDAEMYAHAVEAEKKLKTKAAESVEVDRGDNVRSPIQLRSKAAEKSTRGEKKQKAAAEKKAAAAAKKKAAAEKEAAAEKEAVAEKEAATEKEAAKKKAAAKKTKKVGKKTE, from the exons ATGAATCGGGACGATACGAAGGCAAAAGAAGACGGCTCGAGTAGTGTAGTAGGAGATGGAATGGCAATGGGTTCATTCTCCGGAGATGAAGCAAACCAAAGGATTATCGACAAATCTGTCGCCCCAGGAACCGACCAAAGTCCCCGAGATGCAAATGAAAGCTTAGAAAATGCAAGTAGAAAAGGTGAAGAGGAAGAATCAAGTAAGAAAAATGAAGGGGAGGAATCAAGAGAAGTAGACGAAGGAGAAAAAGAGAAGGAAGGCGGAGACGAAGGAGAAAAAGAGAAGGAAGGCGGAGACGAAGGagaaaaagagaaggaa GTTGTAGATGACGAAGAAGAGGGCATGCGACCGCTGAAGTTGCACTTTCCTTCAAGCGAATATCAAAAGTCTTTAAAGCTTTCAGGAAAGTGTTACATTGACACAGCGATAACAACTATTGAAACGATCCTGAAAGAGAAGGAG TATCATCCCAACCATGAGAGGTTGGGTGGTACAACATTCATGAACAAGTATTTTGGAGGGAGAAGGGTAACATACGCTGACCTGGAGAAGCAGATGTTGGCAATGAAATCAAAGCCATCTGAGGATCGTAAGAAGATGGCCGTTCTGTTCTTCTTAGCCAGCATCCTTGTCGGAGGCCAAAAGAGTGGTGAGGGAGCATCACCTGTGGACAGTTTCTTCCTGCGTGTTGTTGATGACCTAGATGCGTGTGTAACGTTTCCTTGGGGGCGGTATGCATTCGAACATAACTTGAAGGATGTCTCTAGCTTTTTGGAGAAATGCGACGGGGTTGCGCCGACGAGTTGGGTTTTTACAAGCTTTCCTATCCCTCTGGAG TTGTTGGCCTTTGAGGCAATTCCAAGCTTGAGGAACCATTTCCGAGAAGATGTGTATGGTGCAAGCAGAGGTTGCCCGCGGATGTGCAAGATGCAGTACAAACGGAAAAGTGGAACCAAGGAATTCAGTCTGAAAGCTGTGCACGATAAACTTGGTAATAATACAAAG GATATTGAGAGTATCTTGGTAGCAACAGCAGCTGAGGAGGAACTTCTGGAAACCATAGGAATGGACAAGGAGAGTTGTTGGGCCGATGACGCCGATGATGCAGCAGTTGATCGTTGGACGAAGATAATACGGAAAGGGAAGAAACAAGTTTTCTTTGAAGAACAGATCCGCATGGATTTTGAGTCTCGCACAG ATTCGGTGGAGGCTACTGGAGCTACTCCTGGAGCTGAGGCTTTAAAAGCGATGGAAGGTCGGCTTATGAATACAGTCCGAGATGCAGTTCGAGATGCTATGAAGGGAGTGAAGGAAAAAGTCACTTCATTGTCTATGCAGCTAGGTCTTCTAGAAGAGGAGGTGAAAAGTCTTAGGTTGAGTGTTCCCGGAAGTGACAATCCGGCGGTCCAAGATGATGGTGATGGTAGTGACAATAGTGAGTCAGAAGAAGAGGATGGTGATGTGGGTGGGGATAAGGAGTCGGAGGAAGAGGATGGTGGTTACAATAACGAGCCAGACGAAGAGGATGGTAGTGACAATGATGTTGAAGATGCCATTCTCGATATTTCAAAGGATGTGCAGAGGGAATATGGTGATGTTGacatggatgatgatgatgatgcggAGATGTATGCACATGCTGTGGAGGCCGAGAAAAAATTAAAGACTAAGGCAGCAGAGTCT GTTGAGGTGGACCGTGGTGATAATGTGAGGAGTCCCATTCAGCTAAGAAGCAAAGCAGCAGAGAAGAGCACCAGAGGTGAAAAGAAGCAGAAGGCAGCTGCTGAGAAGAAGGCAGCTGCGGCAGCTAAGAAGAAGGCAGCTGCTGAGAAGGAGGCAGCAGCTGAGAAGGAGGCAGTAGCTGAGAAGGAGGCAGCAACTGAAAAGGAGGCAGCTAAGAAGAAGGCAGCAGCTAAGAAGACAAAGAAAGTAGGTAAGAAGACCGAGTGA